GTAAATTTGGTGACAGCTACCCGACCATCTTCATCCCAAGCTCCGGAATTCATCAAAAGGTGGGTCAGTTGGGGAGCGAGCCCCAGGGGTTCACAAAACTTAATCTTAGGAGGAAAGGCAAGGGCAATCCTTAATGGTCGCTTCAATGCCTCGGTAGAAGACATCAAGGCCTTAGCTCACCCTGTCTTACGCCATCGTATCCTACTTAATTTTAATGCAGAGGCTGAAGGCGTGCGCACCGATCAAGTAATAGATAGACTACTGGAAACAGTTCGGGAAACTTGAGTCTGGAAGCAACAAGGTTTCACAGAAGAAAAAAGTACCTGTCCCCTTTTTTGAGAGGTAAAAATGGAACAACCAAAGAGAGGTTACATCGACCCTTTAATTGTGGCTAAACTTTCCACCATGCTTCTCAAAGCAAGATTTGTGGTTGAGGGATTTATTGCCGGACTACACCAGAGCCCCTACAGGGGTTTTAGTCTCGAGTTCGCCCAGCACAGGGAATACTCACCAGGAGATGAAACCAGACATGTAGATTGGAAAGTCTATGGGCGAAAAGACAAATACTTCGTCAAACAGTATCAGGAAGAGACAAACCTGAAGGGATATATTCTCCTTGATAGAAGCGCCTCTATGGGATATAAGAGTAAGGAAATAACTAAGCTCCAGTATGGCTCTTATTTAGCAGCCTCATTAGCCTTCTTGATGCTCAGACAGCAGGACTCGGTGGGACTGGCCACTTTCGATGAGAGGATTAAAAAATATATTCCTCCCCGCCAGAGCAAGGGGCACCTTTCGCTAATCTTAGACGAGCTGGAGAAACTGGTTCCATCTTCCCAAACAGGAATAAACCGCTCTCTTCAGGAACTGGGACAATATACCAAACGACGGGGATTGATTATTCTGATTTCCGACCTCCTGGATGAACAAGAAAAGGTTCTGAATGCTCTGAAGTACTTCCGGTTTAAGAAACACGAAGTAATCGTTTTTCATCTCCTCGATCCCGCCGAGCTGGAACTTCCCTTTACCAACGTCCTCTGGCTGGAAGATATGGAGAATGGAAAGAGAGTTCTAACCCATCCAAAAATCATCCGGGAGAAGTATAAAGATGTAATAAAAGAATTCGTGGAAACGTACAAGTTAAGTTGTTTAAGAAGCGATATAGATTATTGTCTTATGGACACAAAAACTCCTCTCGATTTCGCATTAGGAGCATACCTTGCCAGGAGAAAAATGTTAAGGTGAGAGATGAACATAACATTTTTAAATCCATCGTTCCTGTGGGGATTACCAGTAGTTTCCATTCCCATACTTATCCATCTCTTCTCTAGA
This genomic window from bacterium contains:
- a CDS encoding DUF58 domain-containing protein translates to MEQPKRGYIDPLIVAKLSTMLLKARFVVEGFIAGLHQSPYRGFSLEFAQHREYSPGDETRHVDWKVYGRKDKYFVKQYQEETNLKGYILLDRSASMGYKSKEITKLQYGSYLAASLAFLMLRQQDSVGLATFDERIKKYIPPRQSKGHLSLILDELEKLVPSSQTGINRSLQELGQYTKRRGLIILISDLLDEQEKVLNALKYFRFKKHEVIVFHLLDPAELELPFTNVLWLEDMENGKRVLTHPKIIREKYKDVIKEFVETYKLSCLRSDIDYCLMDTKTPLDFALGAYLARRKMLR